One genomic window of Bartonella sp. HY038 includes the following:
- a CDS encoding bifunctional alpha/beta hydrolase/class I SAM-dependent methyltransferase, which yields MALNDMLKRPVEKCEFTTFDGETIHYLAWAVKDKKPKGAIFLFHRGHEHSGRMAHLVDELELPDYNFYAWDARGHGNSTGKRGFAPDFATIIRDMDDFIRSTIKKDNIAIEDVAIIAQSVGAVTASAWVHDYAPNIRAMILASPAFKVKLYVPFARTGIKIWQKIKGQFFVNSYVKAKFLSHDPTRIKSFDEDPLISRAIASNILLELYEVADRVVSDAGAIYVPTQLFISGADWVVHHKPQHIFYENLGSSIKERHVLDGFYHDTLGEKNRDIALIDMRRFIEERFNAPYEKADLTKSHLTGHTRREADQLARPLGSFEPKELYYAAYRANLVLGGILSKGIGIGQKTGFDSGSTLDYVYEDLPRGKGILGRMVDKTFLNAIGWRGIRQRKIHIEKFIQQAMGDLSKEDKPIHMVDIAAGHGRYVLDSLKTLAIKPTSLLLRDYSDINIEAGRKAIKDRNFESFARFEKGDAFDEASLSSIEPRPNIAVVSGLYELFADNDLITKSLHGLAKAMDKDGYLIYTNQPYHPQLEMIARALTSHRQKNGEGQAWVMRRRSQAEMDQLVANAGFDKQAQLIDKWGIFTVSIAKRR from the coding sequence ATGGCTTTAAATGATATGTTAAAAAGACCGGTAGAAAAATGTGAATTTACAACTTTTGATGGTGAAACAATACATTACCTTGCTTGGGCAGTAAAAGATAAAAAACCAAAAGGTGCAATCTTTCTTTTTCATCGTGGCCATGAGCATAGCGGGCGTATGGCCCATTTGGTTGATGAGTTAGAACTACCTGATTATAATTTTTATGCTTGGGATGCGCGTGGGCATGGAAATTCTACAGGTAAGCGCGGCTTTGCTCCTGATTTTGCAACTATCATCCGTGATATGGATGATTTTATTCGCTCCACTATAAAAAAGGACAACATTGCAATTGAGGATGTTGCAATTATTGCACAAAGCGTAGGCGCTGTTACTGCATCGGCTTGGGTTCATGATTATGCACCCAATATTCGCGCTATGATTTTGGCGTCTCCAGCTTTTAAGGTAAAGCTCTATGTGCCTTTTGCTCGCACGGGCATTAAAATATGGCAAAAAATAAAGGGACAGTTTTTTGTTAATTCCTATGTTAAAGCTAAATTTCTTTCTCATGATCCAACACGTATCAAATCATTTGATGAAGATCCGCTCATTTCACGGGCTATTGCTTCCAATATTTTGTTAGAGCTTTATGAAGTTGCAGATCGCGTGGTTAGTGATGCTGGCGCTATATACGTACCAACGCAATTATTTATATCGGGTGCTGATTGGGTTGTGCATCATAAGCCGCAACATATTTTTTATGAAAATTTGGGCAGTTCGATAAAAGAGCGCCATGTTCTTGATGGTTTTTATCATGATACATTAGGTGAAAAAAATAGGGATATTGCCTTAATTGACATGCGCCGCTTTATTGAAGAACGATTTAACGCGCCCTATGAAAAAGCAGATTTAACTAAAAGTCATTTAACAGGCCACACCCGCCGCGAAGCCGATCAATTAGCGCGGCCACTTGGCTCATTTGAGCCAAAGGAGCTTTATTATGCTGCCTATCGCGCTAATCTTGTTCTTGGTGGTATATTATCAAAAGGCATTGGTATTGGTCAAAAAACTGGTTTTGACTCCGGATCGACCCTTGATTATGTTTATGAAGATTTGCCACGCGGCAAAGGTATATTAGGTCGCATGGTTGATAAAACCTTTTTAAATGCTATTGGTTGGCGTGGTATCCGCCAACGCAAAATCCATATTGAGAAGTTTATCCAACAAGCAATGGGTGATTTGAGCAAGGAAGATAAGCCGATCCATATGGTTGATATTGCTGCGGGGCATGGACGTTATGTGTTGGATAGCCTTAAAACTTTGGCGATTAAGCCGACGTCCCTTTTATTGCGCGATTATTCCGACATTAACATTGAAGCAGGGCGTAAAGCCATCAAAGACCGCAATTTTGAAAGCTTTGCCCGTTTTGAAAAAGGTGATGCTTTTGACGAGGCAAGTTTAAGCTCTATAGAACCACGCCCCAATATTGCGGTGGTATCAGGTCTTTATGAATTATTTGCAGATAATGATCTTATTACAAAATCCTTGCATGGGCTTGCAAAGGCAATGGATAAGGATGGTTATCTTATCTATACCAATCAACCTTATCATCCGCAGCTTGAAATGATTGCACGCGCATTAACCTCGCACCGCCAAAAAAATGGGGAGGGACAAGCTTGGGTCATGCGCCGGCGCAGCCAAGCGGAAATGGACCAATTGGTTGCAAATGCTGGATTTGACAAACAAGCGCAACTTATCGATAAGTGGGGAATCTTTACCGTTTCAATTGCAAAGCGGCGGTAA
- a CDS encoding CDP-alcohol phosphatidyltransferase family protein, with amino-acid sequence MSIYALKSRFQNLLRPTVIFLAKKGITANQVTIAACVLSVILGLFLSWRGPSLWFCFLPLWLFIRMALNAIDGMLAREHNQQSKLGGFLNELCDVIADSALYLPFCFVGAFGQIVMPLIIFLAVLSEYAGVMGPLIGGIRRYDGPMGKSDRAFVFGALGLWVGLAVNLPSWSIFIAWLVIALLIVTIIKRVINNL; translated from the coding sequence GTGTCAATTTATGCTTTAAAGTCACGTTTTCAAAATTTATTGCGCCCGACCGTCATTTTTTTGGCAAAAAAGGGTATAACCGCAAATCAAGTAACGATAGCCGCATGCGTGCTTTCAGTTATACTTGGCCTTTTTTTAAGCTGGCGCGGCCCCTCACTTTGGTTTTGCTTTTTACCGCTCTGGTTGTTCATTCGTATGGCGTTGAATGCCATTGATGGTATGCTAGCACGCGAGCATAATCAACAAAGCAAACTTGGCGGCTTTTTAAATGAATTATGCGATGTTATTGCAGATAGCGCACTCTATTTGCCCTTTTGTTTTGTTGGCGCATTTGGTCAAATTGTAATGCCACTTATTATCTTTTTAGCCGTTCTATCGGAATATGCCGGAGTTATGGGGCCACTTATCGGTGGTATTCGCCGTTATGATGGACCAATGGGTAAAAGTGACCGCGCTTTTGTTTTTGGTGCATTAGGGCTGTGGGTTGGCTTAGCTGTCAACCTGCCAAGTTGGAGCATATTTATTGCTTGGCTAGTAATCGCACTACTCATTGTTACAATTATAAAGCGCGTCATCAATAATCTATAA
- a CDS encoding SH3 domain-containing protein, whose amino-acid sequence MNRFAKSIIVASTLAIAAIGSTFTAQATTISAPALSLHNAPANGAAITSTIAKGTEVNVGVCNSAWCYVTVGNQKGWVETNKLSTQLAAANSRARLMAVSGGAGGSAGATGGRTASAGLNISITIVPEKSEAKAANLSRINVAKIAPQHLC is encoded by the coding sequence ATGAACCGTTTTGCAAAATCAATTATCGTTGCTTCAACTCTAGCAATTGCTGCAATCGGTAGCACTTTTACAGCACAAGCAACCACAATTTCAGCCCCTGCCTTATCATTGCATAATGCACCTGCAAATGGTGCCGCAATAACAAGCACAATTGCTAAGGGGACTGAAGTTAATGTTGGTGTTTGCAATTCAGCTTGGTGCTATGTGACTGTTGGAAATCAAAAAGGTTGGGTTGAAACCAATAAGCTTTCAACGCAATTAGCCGCTGCAAATAGCCGTGCGCGCTTAATGGCAGTTAGCGGTGGTGCAGGTGGTAGTGCTGGCGCAACAGGTGGCCGTACCGCATCTGCTGGCTTAAATATTTCAATTACTATTGTTCCTGAAAAGTCAGAAGCAAAGGCCGCGAACCTAAGCCGCATTAATGTTGCTAAAATTGCACCACAGCATTTGTGTTAA
- the proP gene encoding glycine betaine/L-proline transporter ProP has translation MSQAEQQPLKVDDIPIVSNSELKKVISATGLGNAVEWFDFSVYGFLTVIIGKVFFADASPTMQLIFTLMLFSVPFLFRPLGGAIFGILGDKIGRKSILSFTIIMMSASTFCIGIIPSYEKIGLFAPFLLLLAKIIQGLSVGGEYSGAVVFVSEYSPDKKRGFLASWLDFGSIVGFLAGAGTVSLLSAVLGTENLESWGWRIPFLLSLPLGFIGLYLRKSLDESPTFQNLEESDRDNATSVKKIFMDNWLNIVLSCGIVIVTNTTYYMLLTYMPNYLEVSLHYNYDHSMLIIIIVMAFMLFIQPLVGFLSDKIGRKPFLVGGALALLMLAVPSFWLIQHHNVLFIALGFTILALILCCFIGVMASVLPALFPTEVRFRTLAISFNISVMVAGITPPLAAYLVAQTGNLYMPAFYLMVVAVIGLVVGMKVHETANQPLMDAIPVASSRSEAKQVLAEHFDRIEENVNAIEDKISGLEDKKQEHFEKAEENINAIDDKISGLEDKKQEHFDKVEESISAIDDKIAELEEKRQELIDQHPKLS, from the coding sequence ATGTCTCAAGCAGAGCAACAACCGTTAAAGGTTGATGATATTCCTATTGTTAGTAATAGTGAATTGAAAAAGGTTATTTCGGCGACAGGACTTGGCAATGCAGTTGAGTGGTTTGATTTTAGTGTTTATGGGTTTTTAACCGTTATTATTGGTAAGGTGTTCTTTGCCGACGCATCGCCCACCATGCAGCTAATTTTTACTTTAATGCTCTTTTCTGTGCCTTTCTTGTTTCGACCATTGGGTGGCGCAATTTTCGGTATTTTGGGCGATAAGATTGGCCGCAAATCCATTCTTTCTTTTACTATTATTATGATGTCGGCTAGTACTTTTTGTATTGGCATCATACCATCTTACGAAAAAATTGGTCTATTTGCGCCGTTTTTATTGCTACTTGCAAAGATTATTCAGGGGCTTTCAGTTGGCGGTGAATATTCAGGTGCGGTTGTGTTCGTTTCTGAATATTCTCCCGATAAAAAACGCGGTTTTTTAGCAAGTTGGTTGGATTTTGGTTCAATTGTTGGCTTTTTGGCTGGAGCTGGTACCGTTTCACTCTTGTCGGCAGTGCTAGGCACTGAAAACTTGGAAAGCTGGGGTTGGCGCATTCCGTTTCTGTTGTCTCTACCTTTGGGTTTTATCGGCCTTTATTTACGTAAATCTCTTGATGAAAGCCCAACTTTCCAAAATTTGGAAGAATCTGACCGCGATAATGCAACATCAGTCAAAAAGATTTTTATGGATAATTGGCTCAACATCGTTTTGAGCTGTGGCATTGTGATTGTTACCAATACTACTTATTATATGTTGCTTACCTATATGCCCAATTATCTTGAGGTAAGTTTGCATTATAATTACGATCATAGCATGTTGATTATCATAATTGTAATGGCTTTTATGTTGTTTATTCAGCCATTGGTAGGGTTCTTAAGCGATAAAATTGGACGTAAGCCTTTTCTCGTTGGTGGTGCTTTAGCATTGCTTATGCTAGCTGTGCCAAGTTTTTGGCTAATCCAGCATCATAATGTATTATTTATCGCATTGGGTTTTACTATTCTCGCGCTTATTCTTTGTTGTTTTATTGGTGTCATGGCATCTGTTTTGCCAGCATTATTTCCAACCGAAGTACGGTTTAGGACACTAGCTATATCGTTTAATATTTCCGTTATGGTTGCTGGCATTACACCGCCTTTAGCAGCTTATCTTGTTGCGCAAACAGGCAATCTTTATATGCCTGCATTCTATCTAATGGTTGTTGCCGTAATCGGCTTAGTGGTTGGCATGAAAGTGCATGAAACAGCTAATCAACCATTGATGGATGCGATACCAGTCGCCTCGTCCCGTTCTGAAGCTAAACAAGTTTTGGCCGAGCATTTTGATCGCATTGAAGAAAATGTCAACGCGATTGAGGATAAGATTTCTGGTCTTGAAGATAAAAAGCAAGAACATTTTGAAAAGGCCGAGGAAAATATCAATGCTATTGATGACAAAATATCTGGTCTTGAGGATAAAAAACAGGAGCACTTTGACAAAGTTGAAGAGAGCATCAGTGCAATTGATGATAAAATCGCAGAATTGGAAGAAAAGCGTCAGGAATTGATCGATCAACATCCAAAACTAAGCTGA
- a CDS encoding DUF533 domain-containing protein, with protein sequence MGISIFKNITSQQSKDFWEQHIASSDGVSVNETNNGLIDYAKDIDTYNFDSAFFIIPLLRSKIHEAKSSHHISSEQKEEIVDLIYNSDLGDYYKKSLIDHLESPINLDAVIDEAKANSYYTKAYFSSLLTSSSDEKDHLLELRSQISLSDTELQKIAFDMITLMHNNHGGQLTNED encoded by the coding sequence ATGGGTATATCGATTTTCAAAAATATAACTTCGCAGCAAAGCAAGGATTTTTGGGAGCAACATATTGCTTCGTCAGATGGTGTTAGCGTGAATGAGACAAATAATGGTCTTATCGATTACGCCAAAGATATAGATACTTACAACTTCGACTCCGCTTTTTTTATAATTCCTTTGTTGCGTTCAAAAATTCATGAAGCTAAAAGCTCTCATCACATAAGCAGTGAACAAAAAGAAGAAATTGTAGATTTGATCTATAATTCGGATCTTGGTGATTATTACAAAAAATCGCTGATAGATCATTTAGAAAGCCCTATCAATCTTGATGCGGTGATTGATGAAGCAAAAGCTAACTCCTATTACACAAAAGCTTATTTTTCTAGTTTGCTAACATCGTCATCAGACGAAAAAGACCATCTATTGGAGCTTCGGTCGCAAATTTCCTTGTCTGACACCGAATTACAGAAAATTGCGTTTGATATGATTACCTTGATGCATAATAATCACGGCGGACAACTAACCAACGAAGATTAA